From a single Spongiibacter taiwanensis genomic region:
- a CDS encoding TonB-dependent receptor: protein MTAQKREENSQEIPITISAFSNEKLDAFGIDKVEDLGRITPGLTFTVNVGYTVIYLRGVGADAFLPSADPSIATYVDGINKVSGHGLQNSLGPIERVEVLKGPQGTLFGRNATGGAVNIITAAPPEEFVGNLSTEYGEYQGWDGAVEKHDIFIGAPITDNVGFTLGGYYQFYDPTMLNEPVRGSGVYEEPLDHFSEGIKAKLLWDITDSLSVTLLGDWNNQRDPSSMIQENTRPAPVLAAGQEPDKLDRIYHNSVSEGTEGKAGTNSRSYTAGMIFDWRTDSLDYKLILSDQYFDNYFSQLDYDTSEYEGAAFDAAQFADQQTAELQILSNDNTPLAENLEWVVGLYYLQADAGFDYLHLVVDPLGLGAGALGLPNFLGNLLKGSDGQVDLYTAGVLATESMSVYGQGTWTFNPEFSLTLGARYQKERRHVYNTYLSTETPIIGNDNDSGDDIDVAEFTTPGVVDETFSPRIAFQWFVNDAVQLYTSLARGYKSPTFNPINFFSAPDAVKREEATAFELGFKSELFDGNLRLNGAVFKTEVKDLLNAELSITSGGVVRFSNAGTGEIEGAEVDFLWQPMPEMNPGLAINGNATYLDAVYADFENGSGFDDETGLAFGPQSVSGDTSRDFSGNRIVRTPEWSSSLSINQNIPIGMDSAVELAVDYFYSDFYFTAASNSDLYVQPQYELWNARASYFYYPWGIQVTAFGENVKNEQYFISRQAQDFGRADTLAAPGVVGLRLKWDFDAVL from the coding sequence GTGACCGCTCAAAAGCGAGAGGAGAACTCACAGGAAATCCCAATAACGATCTCTGCATTCAGTAATGAGAAACTTGATGCATTTGGTATTGATAAAGTGGAGGATCTTGGGCGGATCACACCGGGGCTTACGTTTACGGTCAACGTTGGTTATACCGTAATCTACCTTCGGGGGGTTGGTGCGGACGCATTTTTGCCGTCAGCGGACCCAAGTATTGCGACCTATGTGGATGGTATTAACAAGGTGTCCGGCCATGGTTTGCAGAACTCGCTGGGACCGATCGAGCGGGTTGAAGTACTGAAGGGGCCGCAGGGAACGCTTTTTGGTCGCAACGCGACCGGAGGGGCGGTGAATATCATTACCGCAGCCCCGCCAGAAGAATTCGTCGGTAATCTTAGTACTGAGTACGGAGAATACCAGGGGTGGGACGGCGCTGTTGAAAAGCATGATATTTTTATCGGCGCACCCATTACGGATAATGTTGGCTTCACCCTGGGGGGATACTACCAATTCTATGATCCCACCATGTTGAATGAACCGGTTCGCGGTTCAGGTGTTTATGAGGAACCGTTAGATCATTTCTCGGAAGGGATAAAAGCCAAACTGCTATGGGATATCACGGATTCGCTTTCCGTTACGCTGCTAGGTGACTGGAACAACCAGCGTGATCCAAGTTCAATGATCCAGGAAAATACCCGTCCCGCACCTGTGCTGGCAGCGGGGCAGGAGCCGGATAAGCTTGATCGGATTTACCACAATAGTGTGAGCGAGGGTACAGAGGGTAAGGCGGGAACTAACTCTCGATCCTACACCGCGGGCATGATCTTTGATTGGCGAACTGATTCACTCGACTATAAGTTGATTCTTTCGGACCAGTATTTCGACAATTACTTTTCTCAGCTCGATTATGATACCAGCGAGTACGAGGGTGCTGCCTTTGACGCCGCGCAATTTGCCGATCAGCAAACGGCTGAGCTTCAAATTCTCTCCAATGACAATACGCCCCTGGCCGAAAATTTGGAATGGGTGGTCGGCTTGTACTACCTACAAGCGGACGCGGGCTTTGATTACCTCCATCTTGTTGTAGACCCATTGGGATTGGGCGCTGGAGCATTGGGTCTGCCAAATTTCTTGGGCAACTTGCTTAAAGGATCAGATGGTCAGGTAGATCTTTATACCGCTGGCGTATTGGCCACTGAGTCTATGTCAGTTTATGGTCAAGGGACCTGGACGTTTAATCCTGAGTTTTCTCTTACTCTGGGTGCTCGCTATCAGAAGGAGCGTCGGCATGTGTACAACACGTATTTGAGTACTGAAACGCCAATCATTGGTAATGACAATGACTCGGGTGATGATATTGATGTGGCTGAGTTCACTACGCCCGGCGTGGTTGACGAGACCTTCTCGCCCCGTATTGCCTTTCAGTGGTTTGTCAACGATGCGGTGCAACTCTACACGAGCTTGGCTCGTGGCTATAAAAGCCCAACGTTTAATCCGATTAACTTCTTCTCAGCGCCGGATGCGGTAAAGCGCGAAGAGGCGACCGCCTTTGAGCTCGGCTTCAAATCTGAGCTCTTCGACGGCAATCTTCGTCTTAATGGTGCTGTATTCAAAACCGAAGTTAAAGACTTGCTGAATGCAGAGCTGTCGATTACCTCTGGCGGTGTCGTGCGCTTTTCAAACGCGGGTACCGGCGAGATTGAAGGTGCTGAAGTTGACTTCCTGTGGCAGCCCATGCCGGAAATGAACCCCGGTTTGGCCATCAATGGTAACGCTACGTATCTGGATGCTGTTTACGCAGATTTCGAAAATGGCAGTGGCTTTGACGATGAGACCGGTCTTGCTTTCGGGCCGCAAAGCGTGAGTGGTGATACTAGTAGAGACTTCTCGGGTAATCGCATCGTGCGTACTCCAGAGTGGAGTTCGTCGCTGTCGATCAACCAGAATATTCCGATTGGCATGGATTCTGCGGTGGAGTTGGCAGTGGACTACTTTTACTCAGACTTCTATTTCACCGCGGCGTCCAACTCCGACCTCTATGTGCAGCCTCAATACGAGCTGTGGAATGCACGAGCAAGCTACTTCTACTACCCCTGGGGCATTCAAGTCACGGCATTTGGAGAGAATGTTAAAAACGAGCAGTACTTTATTTCTCGGCAGGCTCAAGATTTTGGCCGCGCGGATACCTTGGCAGCCCCTGGTGTAGTCGGGCTGCGTTTGAAGTGGGACTTTGACGCGGTTTTGTAA
- a CDS encoding enoyl-CoA hydratase/isomerase family protein, translating into MTQSVTVTIQDNIAEVVLSQPDRGNPFDDVFCSELCYAANECSENGAVRSILLRAEGRFFSVGADLKWLGGGESNDMARRLKGATADLHMAIARFARADAPVVIAVHALAAGGSTALTAMADFALASASAKFYAAYNKIGYVSDGSGSYYLPRRVGSRKAAEFFMLNETWDAQTAMANGLVNRVVADEDLLKEARSLAATLAAGPTLTFGEMKRLLMSTWDTSIETQMELEAQAIARCAKTQDSWDAVRAVIGKQPVVFRGK; encoded by the coding sequence ATGACACAGTCAGTCACCGTCACCATTCAAGACAATATTGCCGAGGTTGTGCTCAGCCAACCTGACAGAGGGAATCCCTTCGATGACGTGTTCTGTTCGGAGCTCTGTTATGCCGCTAATGAATGCAGTGAAAACGGCGCGGTAAGATCAATTCTGCTACGGGCAGAGGGGCGATTTTTTAGTGTTGGCGCCGATCTGAAATGGCTTGGTGGAGGAGAGAGTAATGACATGGCGCGACGGTTAAAGGGCGCCACTGCAGATTTGCACATGGCGATAGCTCGCTTCGCCAGAGCTGATGCACCGGTTGTCATCGCCGTGCACGCCCTCGCTGCTGGCGGTTCCACAGCGCTCACCGCAATGGCCGATTTCGCTCTTGCCAGCGCGTCAGCCAAATTTTATGCCGCCTACAACAAAATTGGCTATGTCAGTGACGGTTCCGGCAGTTACTACCTCCCTCGTCGAGTTGGCAGTCGCAAAGCCGCCGAGTTTTTTATGCTCAATGAAACCTGGGACGCCCAGACCGCCATGGCTAACGGCCTGGTTAATCGGGTAGTCGCTGATGAAGATTTGCTGAAGGAGGCCCGCAGCCTGGCCGCAACCTTGGCTGCCGGCCCTACTCTGACCTTCGGCGAAATGAAACGCTTGCTAATGAGTACCTGGGACACGTCCATCGAAACCCAAATGGAGCTGGAGGCCCAGGCTATCGCCCGTTGCGCGAAAACCCAAGATTCCTGGGACGCGGTTCGCGCCGTCATTGGCAAGCAGCCTGTAGTCTTCCGCGGAAAATAG
- a CDS encoding zinc-dependent alcohol dehydrogenase family protein gives MNSVKIRLPAQISSLQIAEVEEPSTVPGTVKVRWRAVSLNFHDYAVASGMLPTEDGRIPCSDAAGEVMEVGEGVTKWQVGDKVMSTFFPGWQEGAPEPVGTAELSGDSCDGYATQCSVLPANVLTRMPDGYSYQEAATLPCAALTAWRALFEIGNIQPGDKVLIQGTGGVSIFGLQLAKAAGAIVYATSSSKEKMQRLQDLGADYTLNYRENPDWGMAVFELAQGGVDHVLDVGGGLTLSQSIDAGKMGANLVLIGILGGLECQLNLAQLLLKQQRLFPIAVGNHAMQDRMVDFLQQHRIQPVVDRTFPLTGIVDAFEHLLSGQHVGKVVLNVD, from the coding sequence TTGAATTCCGTAAAAATCCGCTTGCCCGCGCAGATTTCCTCTCTGCAAATAGCCGAGGTTGAGGAGCCCTCTACCGTCCCAGGCACCGTCAAAGTCCGCTGGCGGGCGGTGTCCCTGAACTTTCACGATTACGCCGTTGCATCCGGCATGCTCCCCACCGAGGACGGTCGCATTCCCTGTTCAGATGCGGCGGGCGAAGTGATGGAAGTAGGGGAGGGTGTGACGAAGTGGCAGGTGGGTGACAAGGTAATGAGCACCTTCTTCCCAGGTTGGCAGGAGGGTGCCCCGGAACCCGTCGGCACAGCCGAGCTCAGCGGCGACAGCTGTGATGGTTACGCTACCCAGTGCAGCGTATTGCCTGCGAATGTGCTGACCCGCATGCCTGACGGCTACTCCTACCAGGAGGCGGCCACCCTCCCATGCGCCGCATTGACGGCGTGGCGGGCTCTGTTCGAAATTGGCAACATTCAACCCGGCGACAAAGTATTGATCCAGGGGACCGGCGGTGTCTCCATTTTTGGTTTACAGCTGGCAAAGGCCGCCGGCGCCATTGTTTATGCTACGTCTTCCAGCAAGGAAAAAATGCAGCGCTTGCAGGACCTCGGCGCCGACTACACCCTGAACTATCGGGAGAACCCCGATTGGGGAATGGCTGTATTTGAGTTGGCGCAGGGCGGCGTAGACCATGTGCTTGACGTCGGTGGCGGCCTAACCCTGAGCCAGTCAATTGATGCTGGGAAAATGGGTGCCAACCTTGTGCTGATAGGGATTCTCGGTGGGCTTGAGTGCCAGCTTAATCTCGCACAGTTACTCCTCAAGCAGCAGCGACTTTTTCCGATTGCCGTGGGTAACCATGCAATGCAAGATAGAATGGTGGATTTTCTCCAGCAGCACCGGATTCAACCGGTGGTCGATCGCACCTTCCCGCTCACTGGCATTGTAGATGCATTTGAGCACCTGCTTTCCGGCCAGCACGTTGGCAAAGTCGTTCTGAATGTTGATTGA
- a CDS encoding EthD family reductase, whose translation MNKIAVQVMYPQSEKFDWEYYIPVHMGMVQEKMKPLKWFVMKGAEGIIPPTYQAIAFMVFENQANWEAIFAQTSAELLADIPMYTDAQPTIQVSEILTPM comes from the coding sequence ATGAATAAAATTGCTGTTCAGGTAATGTATCCGCAAAGCGAGAAGTTTGACTGGGAATATTACATTCCCGTTCACATGGGTATGGTCCAAGAAAAAATGAAACCGCTAAAGTGGTTCGTCATGAAGGGCGCGGAGGGCATCATCCCGCCGACCTACCAGGCCATCGCCTTTATGGTGTTTGAGAATCAAGCCAACTGGGAAGCCATATTTGCCCAGACCAGTGCCGAGCTTCTAGCCGACATTCCGATGTACACCGACGCCCAGCCAACCATCCAGGTCAGCGAAATCCTCACGCCGATGTAG
- a CDS encoding 2Fe-2S iron-sulfur cluster-binding protein, translating into MSLFSFLKPTAKKATIMPAGISFEVKPGQSVLEAGLSHGYAMPHSCTVGTCGSCKCRVDEGKIRELTNFAYVLEADELQSNMVLTCQTALKSDAVFHIPNFELKQLHPPEDFEGKIVATEDLTHDTKKVVIELDRPIWFDAGQYVQIYSDEVYGGRSYSFALPPAEDGVRNIELFIRKVPGGEFTSALFDQKLAGSAVKVHGPSGNFWLREGRGPIICVGGGSGLAPIISLLEQAVKKPLGRPCVMFFGARSQADLYCLERIEAISKAWDGAFQFIPVLSDEPADSDWNGLRGFVNTAIASEAGQYISSDTQVYLCGPPPMIDAVSETVSELGILENNIHADKFLDASHGLSRAE; encoded by the coding sequence GTGTCACTTTTTTCATTTTTAAAACCGACAGCAAAAAAAGCGACGATTATGCCGGCGGGGATTTCGTTTGAAGTAAAACCTGGGCAATCGGTACTAGAAGCTGGCCTCTCACACGGTTACGCGATGCCCCACAGTTGTACGGTGGGAACTTGTGGTAGCTGTAAATGCCGAGTGGATGAGGGCAAAATTAGAGAGCTTACAAATTTTGCTTACGTTCTGGAAGCCGATGAACTACAAAGCAACATGGTTTTGACATGCCAAACAGCTCTCAAGTCGGATGCGGTTTTTCATATTCCCAATTTTGAACTCAAGCAGTTGCACCCACCGGAAGATTTCGAGGGAAAAATAGTTGCTACAGAAGACCTAACTCACGACACCAAGAAGGTCGTCATTGAGTTGGATCGTCCCATTTGGTTTGATGCCGGGCAGTATGTGCAAATTTATTCAGATGAGGTTTATGGCGGGCGTTCGTATTCGTTTGCTCTGCCGCCGGCAGAAGATGGGGTGCGCAACATAGAGCTATTCATTCGCAAAGTGCCCGGTGGTGAGTTCACGTCCGCACTATTTGATCAAAAGCTTGCCGGCAGTGCTGTGAAGGTGCACGGCCCTTCTGGCAATTTCTGGCTGCGAGAGGGGCGTGGGCCCATCATTTGTGTTGGTGGTGGCAGCGGTTTGGCACCAATCATAAGTTTATTGGAACAGGCGGTGAAAAAGCCCCTGGGTCGCCCTTGTGTGATGTTTTTTGGGGCGCGTTCTCAGGCTGATCTGTACTGCCTGGAACGAATTGAGGCCATTAGTAAGGCGTGGGATGGCGCATTTCAGTTTATTCCTGTGCTGTCTGATGAGCCGGCAGACAGTGACTGGAATGGGTTGCGAGGATTTGTGAATACGGCCATTGCTTCCGAAGCGGGGCAGTATATTTCCTCTGATACTCAGGTGTACCTTTGCGGGCCGCCGCCTATGATAGATGCGGTAAGCGAAACGGTTTCAGAGCTGGGTATACTTGAGAACAATATTCATGCTGACAAGTTCCTTGATGCTAGTCACGGGCTATCACG